The segment CTGTCTGCCGCCGCCGCTGCTGTCGCTGGGACGATCACCGACCCGCGCACCTTTCTTTAAGGAGAGATCATCATGAAAGCTTTCGGAGGGTCCACCCTTTTTCTGGACCGTAATGATATTAATACCGATGAAATCATTCCCGCCAAGTACTTGACGGAAAATTCTAAACTGGCCTTGAAACCCTATATGCTTGAAGACCTGCGTCTGCCCGATTTCAATCCGGCAGGCGAGACGGCGCAACAGGCCAAGGTGGTCGTTACCCGGCAAAATTTTGGCTGTGGCTCATCTCGGGAACACGCCGTCTGGGTCTTCGAAGTCAATGATATCAATGTAGTCATTGGCGAGAGTTTTGCTCGGATCTTCAGGCAGAATATGTTCAACTGCGGGATGTTGGCGATTGAACTGCCGGCGGCTGACATAGAGGCGCTGTTTACTGCCCGTCCTACCGAGATTGCTGTCGATCTCGACAAGGGGCAGGTGATTACCAAAGGGGCAACGGAAGTAGTGTATCCCTTTATCTTGAACTCCTTTGATCGTGATTTGGTTCTGGCCGGTGGGTGGCTGGCCTATGCCGATAAAAAATATTAATCAGTACCACTCTGATCCGAGGACATGGGTTTATTTAATTTTTTCAAGCCGAAGTGGCAACACAGGGATCCGACAATCCGTCTGAAGG is part of the Desulfobulbaceae bacterium genome and harbors:
- a CDS encoding 3-isopropylmalate dehydratase small subunit, whose product is MKAFGGSTLFLDRNDINTDEIIPAKYLTENSKLALKPYMLEDLRLPDFNPAGETAQQAKVVVTRQNFGCGSSREHAVWVFEVNDINVVIGESFARIFRQNMFNCGMLAIELPAADIEALFTARPTEIAVDLDKGQVITKGATEVVYPFILNSFDRDLVLAGGWLAYADKKY